Part of the Desulfomonilaceae bacterium genome, GCAGGCAATGCTTGCGCAATTGGAACTTTTGTGGCCGTTTGAAAATCGCTCGGCGCAGAACTGGACGTTTAGCCGGATTTGTGGGACTATAACCGGATACTGAGAAGTCTGTACTGTGAACCATTTTTTTTGACTCCGAAAAGCGTTTGAGCTAAAATATGAAGTTCTTCTACAAGTATCGTGAAGACTCATTTATGACTAACCACAGATTAATTCTAGCTTGCGCTCTGGTAACGCTGGTATCCTTCGGATGCAGTCCGTTGAATTACATTCGAGGCGGGATATACAGGAACCTTGATGAAGACCTGACAATTGTAAGCCTCACGGAGAACCCCAACAAGTATCTCAACAAACAGATTGTGATTTCAGTCAGGTATTACAAGAAAAGTGATCTTCCATGTCCACTTGGAGACGATTACGTTAATTTCATCATTGCGGACAGAGTTAGCTACATTACGCTAAATAAAGTTTGGATCAAGAAAGACAAAGCGCAAGTTCTTGATACCCTTAAAGAGATGGAGACCATCGTGATGAAAGCGAGGGTTTTTAAAATCGACAAGGAAAAGGACCCTAATCTTGAAGCGCTTGAAATAGTCAAGGAATGACGAGAATATCTTCTCAGAGCTACTCCCGATACCTGCCGGGACTGGAAAGAATTCACAGTGTAAACGCAGGATAAATATTCAGGAGATTATTTTGAATCGAACGCTTGTTACCAGCGCCCTGCCCTACGCCAACGGAGACATACATATAGGGCATTTGGTAGAATATATACAAACAGATATCTTCGTACGCTTTTTGAGGCTGACCAGGGAGGATGTCATATATGTCTGCGCCTCAGATTCTCATGGCGCTCCAATAGAAATCAACGCCGCAAAAAAGGGGATGACTCCTCGGGAACTCGTAAGCGAATTTCATAAACGTCATCAAACCGATTTTGCAAGATTTGAAATAGGCTTTGACGAATTTTACTCTACTGACTCTCCGGAAAACCAGAAGCATTCAGAAATTATTTATCAACGAGCCAAAGAAAAAGGTCACGTCTCATCTCGAGAAATTGAGCAGTACTATTGTGAGAGGTGCGGTCGATTTCTTCCGGATAGATACATTAAAGGAACTTGTCCAAGGTGCTCCGCCCAGGATCAGTATGGAGATGTTTGTGAATCGTGTGGCGCTACCTATCGCCCTACAGACCTGAGCGACGCTCATTGCGCAATTTGTGGAGCCGAGCCTCAACTTCGCAAATCGACGCATTTATTTTTTAAACTTGTCGATTTCTCCGATTTTCTTGACGAATGGACTTCGTACCCCGGTCGGTTGCAGGATGAAGTTAGAGGCTTTGTTAAGTCGTGGATAGATCAAGGACTTAGGGATTGGGACATATCTCGCGACGGTCCATATTTTGGCTTCAAAATACCTGGAGAAGAAAATAAATTTTTCTATGTCTGGTTAGACGCTCCGATAGGCTACATAGCCGCTACCGAGCATTACTGTTCGAAAGGACACGGAGCTACCCTTGAAGAGTACTGGATAGACCCAAAATCCGACGCGGTGATTCATCATTTCATAGGTAAGGATATTGCGTATTTCCATACACTCTTTTGGCCGGCAATGCTAAAAGCCGCCGACTATAGAACCCCAACGTTTGTTCATGTTCACGGGTTTCTGACTGTGGATTCTCGAAAAATGTCTAAGAGTCGTGGCACGTTCATCACGGCAAGACAGTTTGCCGATCGGATCAACCCATGGTTTCTCAGGTATTTCTATGCTTCTAAACTTGGGCCTAGTATTGACGATATAGATTTGAATCTCGAGGAATTTATAAACCGAACCAACGCGGAGTTGGTCAATAATATTACCAATCTCATCAGCCGTTCAGCCGGTTTCTTAAACAAAAGGCTGGACTCAAGGCTAGGGACAATTCCCAAAGACCTTGATGATGTCAAAACAGAGATATTGGCGCATGTTGACAGGTGTTCCGACGACTACAGATCCCTAAAATACGCAAACGTTGTTAGGAACATCCTCGCCATATCGGATATTGCAAACAATTATGTCCAGAAGAATGAGCCGTGGTCCTCAATAAAGTCCGATCCTGAAAAGTCTCGAAATGACCTTACTTTTGCGATAAATTGTATAAAAATACTCACAGTGCTTCTAAAACCGATTCTGCCGGCTTACACGCTTAAGGTTGAACAACTGTTAGGAGTTCAGAGCCTGAGGTGGGAAGACGCCAAGTTCGATTTTGAAAATCGTACCATAAACACTTTTGAGAAGCTCGTCGACAGGCTTGAGCCAGGGATTATGGACAGGCTCATTGAGGCTTCAATAAACAATGTACCTTCAAAACAATCAAGAGCAGACATTACGGATTTCAAGGAAGAAATTTCAATAGAGGACTTTGGTAGGCTTGATCTCAGGGTAGGAAAAATACTCTCCGCAACAGATGTAGAAGGAGCCGACAAGCTCGTAAAACTTCGAGTTGATGTCGGAAAAGAGATCAGGACTGTTTTCGCCGGTATAAAATCGTCTTATGCGCCGGATGAACTGGTGGGACGTACTGTCGCTGTCGTATGCAATCTGGCCCCTCGGAAGATGAGGTTTGGGGTCAGTGAAGCGATGGTAATGGCAGCCAGTTCACCTGAAGGAAAAATAATCCTGTGTGAATTCGACCAGGAGGCTTCGCCGGGTTCAATAATAAAATAATTTGTCTACAATTCTTGTGCGATCATATTAGATCACGTGTATAGATTGTTATTATGAACAAGGTATTTATTGTAAATCGCAAGCCTATCAGGGCTGGATCAATTCACTATTTTTAGGGAGGAAGATGGAAATGCCGGTTAAAATTGTCTTGAACGAAAGCGAGATACCGCGAGAGTGGTATAACATTGCCGCTGACATGCCAAACCCTATGCAACCCCCTCTTCATCCTGGCACTCACCAACCAGTGGGTCCAGAGGACCTTGCCCCTGTTTTTCCCATGAATCTTATTGAACAGGAGGTGAGCACTGAAAGATGGATACGAATCCCTGACGAGGTCTTAGACAAGTTGCTGCTCTGGCGCCCTACCCCATTATACCGTGCGCATAAGTTAGAGAAATTCTTAAATTGCCCTGTAAAAATATATTATAAAAACGAAGGCGTGAGTCCTGCTGGGAGTCATAAACCCAATACTGCGATTCCTCAAGCGTATTACAACAAAGTTTTCGGTGTAAAGCGGATCTCCACGGAAACGGGAGCCGGTCAGTGGGGCAGTGCGCTGAGTTTTGCCTGTTCGCAATTCGGCCTTGAAGCCAAAGTGTACATGGTCAGAATAAGTTATGAGCAAAAACCTTATAGACGTCTCATGATGAATACCTGGGGGGCTACATGCGTCCCGAGCCCCAGCACCGAAACGGAGGCCGGTCGAAAGATGTTGGCCATCGACCCAAATTCGCCAGGCAGCCTTGGTATAGCGATTAGCGAAGCAGTCGAGGACGCGGTTACAAGTGAAGCTCAGGGTCGTCCATTGACTCGCTATTCGTTGGGCAGTGTGCTTAATCACGTTCTGCTGCATCAAAGCATCATAGGTCTGGAAGCTCAAAAACAGTTGGCGCAAGTTGGTGATTACCCTGACATAGTGATTGGTTGCGCTGGTGGTGGCAGCAATTTCGCAGGGATATCCTTCCCATTTGTGCGGGATAAAATTGCTGGGAAACAGATTCAGATTATCGCCGTCGAACCGATGTCCTGTCCTACAATGACCAGAGGCCCGTTTCTGTACGATTTTGGTGACACGATGCAAATGACGCCGTTGCTGCCGATGCACACACTGGGACACGCATTTATTCCGGCGCCTGTTCACGCCGGAGGCCTTCGTTACCATGGGATGGCCCCTCTAGTCAGTCAGTTGATCTTGGATGGTCTCGTTGAACCTCGAGCTGTCTATCAACTCGAAACGTTCACAGCAGGTGTCACATGGGCCAGAACTGAAGGTTTCATTAGCGCTCCTGAAACAAATCACGCTTTGGCGGCGGTTTTTCAAGAAGCAAAAAAGGCTAAGGAAGAAGGCAAAGAGAAGGTGATTCTGGTCAACTGGAGCGGTCATGGTCTGGTGGACCTCGCAGCATATGACGCTTTCTTCCAGGGGAAACTGGTTGACTACGAAATGCCGCAAGACGAAATTGAACTCGCTCTAAAAGCGCTAGAGGGATTCCCTAAACCAAACTTTAGCTAATTTTGGGAATGGGACAGTTTTTCTTGGAAGCTGTCCCACTGCAGACCCCCTGTCCTCAAGATCAGAGAAGGTTATCCGGTATGAATGATCTAGAGAATCATTATGAAGAGATAGAGATAAGATGTCCGAGGCTGGGGGGACCAGTGACATTCGGCTATTGTGTAATAGAAGCTATAGACCGCCCGTGCGCTAGATCGATTGCCTGTTGGAGTGATCACTTTGAGGTCGAGTCTTTTCTCCGAAAAAAACTTGGAGATGAAATTTTTCAACTCACTTTTAACACTCCTCAAAAAACGAAACTTGACAACATCCTTGAGTTAATTGAGAGAGCGAAGAAATCCAGTTTCGACAATTCAGAGAGCCCTGAATAACAAGATTCCATGAACAGGGACTCAAAATCGCGCCCAGAGAGTGAGATTTTCAAGCTATTACGAAAACACATCTTCTCCGGTTTTCAATCTTTCGGCAATCAGCGACTTTGTGACTTTATGGCGCCGATTGGTCGGAGGGCAGTTTTATGAGAATCGAGTCCAGCCTTGATTTGATTCGAAAAAAGATGCGAGATAAGGACATTTCTGAGTCATATATCGAGAATTTTGTGGCGCAGGTTAGGAAGGTTGCCCAGTCAATGGATACCACGGTCGACATGAGGTCGGTCAGAAGTCCACAATCTGATCTCCTGCTTGAACCACCAGACAATGTAGAAGATTTAAAAGAACTTGAACAGGTCGGCCTGAATCTGCTCGCAAATGTCGCTGTAATAAAGTTGAATGGGGGAAGAAGCACGACTATGGGTGGAAACACCCCCAAAGGGATACTCACCGCCAAGGATGGCTATTCCTATCTAGAGATTATTTGCAATCAAATCAAGTTTCTAAGGCATGAAACGGGCTGCGATATCCCACTTGCGCTTATGAACAGTTTTTTCACTCATGAACCTACTCTGAGTTTGCTTTCAAAGATTGGATTCGAAGCTACTACATTTGTTCAAAACCAGGTTCCAAGGCTGTTGGTGGATGATTTCACTCCTCTCGCCCTAGGGAATCATGAAGATTGGGCTCCACCAGGCCATGGCGATGTTTATGAAAGCCTTCTGGATAGCGGAGTGATTCAAGGGCTTCTGCGTCGCGGAATAAAATGGGCGTTCATTTCAAATCTGGACAACCTGGCGGCTTTCTTGGATCCGTGGATTGTAGGTCTCATCGCCAGAGACAAGATTGATTTTCTCCTTGAGGTAACTCCTCGGACAGTGGAAGATTCGAAGGGCGGAATACTAGTGGCAAAGGACGGGGCTATAAAATTGGTTGAAATAGCGCAGGTCTCTGATGACGACAAACCGCTATTCATGAACATTCAGGACTTTAGGGTATTCAACACCAACAATGTATGGATAGATTTGGAAAAAACCAACCAACTGCTTCTTTCAAATCAGCTTGAACTCCCTATTATTCAAAACAAGAAAGTAATAGAAGGACACTCGGTTGTTCAGCTAGAGACAGCGATGGGAGCCGCGATAGGAAGCTTTGAGCGTGCACGAGGGCTCATTGTAGGAAGAGATAGATTTTTCCCCACAAAAAGAGTGGAAGATCTTTTTGTTTTGCAGTCAGACGCTTGCGTGTTAGATTCCTCATTCAGACTGCTACGGAATCCAAAGAGGCCATGCAGCTTATCAAACAGACCAATGGTAAGATTTGACAATAGTTTCTTGGACTCCCCATTAGAGTTTTCCAGAAGGTTTGAAGATCCTGCTTCAGTATCGTTGGCGAGAGCCGAATATCTCAACGTGTCTGGGGACGTATACTTTGAACGCAATGTTAAAATAGAGGGATCTGTGGACGTGGCGCCTAAGGACGGGATGACCTACAGAGTTTCAGCAGGCTCTACACTGAAAGACGCACGTTATCCCTACCACCCAGGGAGTTGGCCTTGATGGCGACTCCGCCTCGCCCGTCATCTGAACACTTGGAAAGAATTGATCCTCATGGGCAACATATGAAGCGGTTAAGTGGAAGGAGCGCAATATGAACCTGTATTCAGTAATCATGGCCGGTGGAAGTGGCGTTCGTTTTTGGCCGCAGAGCCGACGACGTAGGCCTAAGCAGCTCCTCAAAATTGTCGGTGAAAAAACGATGATCAGGGCCACTATAGATAGAATAATTCCTGTTACCGCTCCGGACAGGATCATGGTCGTCACCGGGGCCCACCACGAAGAAAACATTCGCAAGCAAATACCGGAACTACCAGTAAACTCAGTTGTAGCCGAGCCTGTTGGCAGAAATACAGCTCCCTGCGTGGCTCTCGCTGCCTACAAAATCGCCAAACAAGATCCAGAGTCAGTAATGCTGGTCCTACCTGCGGATCATTTGATCACAAAGGAAGATGAATTTATTAGCGTTTTAAAAGCTGCAACGCAGTTGGCGTCAGAAACCGGAGATCTTCTCACCTTTGGTGTAGTCCCCGATAGGCCTGAAACCGGCTATGGATACATTCACGTCGGTTCTGAAGTCACGCAATTCGATGGCCTCAAAGCTCATAGGGTGGAAAGATTTGTTGAAAAGCCAGACATAAAAACCGCTCGATCCTATTTAAGTTTGGGAAACTATCTATGGAACAGCGGCATGTTCATATGGAAAGTTTCCGCAATCATCGAGGCGTTCCAAAGATATTTGCCGGTTGTCAGTCGGGCCATGGAAAAATTGATCCCGGTACTGAATACGAATGATGAACCAAGAGCCCTATCTGAGATTTACGAGTCTCTTCCTGACATTTCTATTGATTATGGAATCATGGAAAGGGCCGACAATGTTCTAGTAATACCTGTCGATTTTGGCTGGAATGACGTTGGCAGTTGGACTTCACTGCAGGATGTCTGGAAAACTGATGAAGAAGGAAATGCCGTAAAAGGGAAAATACTGAGCCTCAACGCCAAAGGTTGCGTAGTTTCTTCTCCACAGAAATTGACTGCCCTGGTAGGAGTTGAAGACCTCATAGTCGTTGATACTCCAGACGCAATTTTGGTGTGCCGAAAAGATAAGGCTCAGGATATTAAACAACTTCAGGAATTGCTAAAGAAGCATGGCTATCAGGGACTGCTGTAAGCTCGATAAACGTGGTGTTTTATGGGAATATCTTTTGCCCTCAATCACCATTTTGTTTATTACTCTATATAAGTTACTTATTTATCTAACGATTGAAAATAAGCCAGAAGGCTCTCCAGTCTGAAAAGGAACTGTCATGAAAGATTCTATCTCAAACATTCGTAACAGCTTCAAAGCTTATGACATCAGGGGACGAATCCCTGATGAACTGAATGAGGAGATTGCTTTCAAAATTGGCCGGGCGTACGCTTCGCTGCTAAAACCGCGAAGAGTTTGTATTGGCAGAGATGTCCGTTTATCAAGCGCTGGATTAGTTGCCGCAGTATCTGAAGGTCTCAATTCTCATGGATGTGATGTTGTGGACATTGGCCTTTGTCCTACTGAAATGGTCTATTTCGCGACATCTCACCTCAAGCTTGATGGTGGGATAATGGTCACGGCGAGCCACAATCCAATGGACTACAATGGAATGAAACTCGTCAGGGAGGATTCCAGACCAATAAGTGGCGATTCAGGTCTTCAAGATATAGCTGACATGGTTATGAGCGAGAGGTTTGATCCTGAAACAACCCAAAAAGGCGATTTCTCAACTGTCGACGTGACAGACGAGTATGTTGATCATTTAATGAGTTATGTGAATCCTTCCAAGATATCTGGCCTAAGGATCGTGGCCAACTGCGGCAACGGTTGCGCTGGTCCCATACTCAACAAGCTTAAATCAAGACTTCCGCTGGATTTGATTTTGATATTTCCCGAACCGGACGGAAGTTTCCCCAACGGCATCCCCAATCCCATTCTTCCCGAGAATCGGGGGGTTACAGTAGAGAAGGTGTTAAAGAATAATGCCGACATTGGAATAGCCTGGGACGGAGACGCTGATAGGTGTTTCTTCTTTGACGAAAATGGAGGCTTTCTGGAAGGTTACTACTTGGTTGGCTTTCTTGCGCAGGAATTCTTAAAGGTGAATCCTGGAGCCAGAATTGTTCATGACCCGAGGTTGATCTGGAACACAGTGGAACTCGTAGAACAAAATGGCGGAGTGCCGGTCATGTCCAAAGCTGGACACGCTTTCATCAAGGAACGCATGCGAATCGAGGACGCTGTTTATGGGGGCGAGATGTC contains:
- the metG gene encoding methionine--tRNA ligase, which gives rise to MNRTLVTSALPYANGDIHIGHLVEYIQTDIFVRFLRLTREDVIYVCASDSHGAPIEINAAKKGMTPRELVSEFHKRHQTDFARFEIGFDEFYSTDSPENQKHSEIIYQRAKEKGHVSSREIEQYYCERCGRFLPDRYIKGTCPRCSAQDQYGDVCESCGATYRPTDLSDAHCAICGAEPQLRKSTHLFFKLVDFSDFLDEWTSYPGRLQDEVRGFVKSWIDQGLRDWDISRDGPYFGFKIPGEENKFFYVWLDAPIGYIAATEHYCSKGHGATLEEYWIDPKSDAVIHHFIGKDIAYFHTLFWPAMLKAADYRTPTFVHVHGFLTVDSRKMSKSRGTFITARQFADRINPWFLRYFYASKLGPSIDDIDLNLEEFINRTNAELVNNITNLISRSAGFLNKRLDSRLGTIPKDLDDVKTEILAHVDRCSDDYRSLKYANVVRNILAISDIANNYVQKNEPWSSIKSDPEKSRNDLTFAINCIKILTVLLKPILPAYTLKVEQLLGVQSLRWEDAKFDFENRTINTFEKLVDRLEPGIMDRLIEASINNVPSKQSRADITDFKEEISIEDFGRLDLRVGKILSATDVEGADKLVKLRVDVGKEIRTVFAGIKSSYAPDELVGRTVAVVCNLAPRKMRFGVSEAMVMAASSPEGKIILCEFDQEASPGSIIK
- a CDS encoding TrpB-like pyridoxal phosphate-dependent enzyme, which produces MPVKIVLNESEIPREWYNIAADMPNPMQPPLHPGTHQPVGPEDLAPVFPMNLIEQEVSTERWIRIPDEVLDKLLLWRPTPLYRAHKLEKFLNCPVKIYYKNEGVSPAGSHKPNTAIPQAYYNKVFGVKRISTETGAGQWGSALSFACSQFGLEAKVYMVRISYEQKPYRRLMMNTWGATCVPSPSTETEAGRKMLAIDPNSPGSLGIAISEAVEDAVTSEAQGRPLTRYSLGSVLNHVLLHQSIIGLEAQKQLAQVGDYPDIVIGCAGGGSNFAGISFPFVRDKIAGKQIQIIAVEPMSCPTMTRGPFLYDFGDTMQMTPLLPMHTLGHAFIPAPVHAGGLRYHGMAPLVSQLILDGLVEPRAVYQLETFTAGVTWARTEGFISAPETNHALAAVFQEAKKAKEEGKEKVILVNWSGHGLVDLAAYDAFFQGKLVDYEMPQDEIELALKALEGFPKPNFS
- a CDS encoding UTP--glucose-1-phosphate uridylyltransferase, whose amino-acid sequence is MRIESSLDLIRKKMRDKDISESYIENFVAQVRKVAQSMDTTVDMRSVRSPQSDLLLEPPDNVEDLKELEQVGLNLLANVAVIKLNGGRSTTMGGNTPKGILTAKDGYSYLEIICNQIKFLRHETGCDIPLALMNSFFTHEPTLSLLSKIGFEATTFVQNQVPRLLVDDFTPLALGNHEDWAPPGHGDVYESLLDSGVIQGLLRRGIKWAFISNLDNLAAFLDPWIVGLIARDKIDFLLEVTPRTVEDSKGGILVAKDGAIKLVEIAQVSDDDKPLFMNIQDFRVFNTNNVWIDLEKTNQLLLSNQLELPIIQNKKVIEGHSVVQLETAMGAAIGSFERARGLIVGRDRFFPTKRVEDLFVLQSDACVLDSSFRLLRNPKRPCSLSNRPMVRFDNSFLDSPLEFSRRFEDPASVSLARAEYLNVSGDVYFERNVKIEGSVDVAPKDGMTYRVSAGSTLKDARYPYHPGSWP
- a CDS encoding mannose-1-phosphate guanylyltransferase, coding for MNLYSVIMAGGSGVRFWPQSRRRRPKQLLKIVGEKTMIRATIDRIIPVTAPDRIMVVTGAHHEENIRKQIPELPVNSVVAEPVGRNTAPCVALAAYKIAKQDPESVMLVLPADHLITKEDEFISVLKAATQLASETGDLLTFGVVPDRPETGYGYIHVGSEVTQFDGLKAHRVERFVEKPDIKTARSYLSLGNYLWNSGMFIWKVSAIIEAFQRYLPVVSRAMEKLIPVLNTNDEPRALSEIYESLPDISIDYGIMERADNVLVIPVDFGWNDVGSWTSLQDVWKTDEEGNAVKGKILSLNAKGCVVSSPQKLTALVGVEDLIVVDTPDAILVCRKDKAQDIKQLQELLKKHGYQGLL
- a CDS encoding phosphomannomutase yields the protein MKDSISNIRNSFKAYDIRGRIPDELNEEIAFKIGRAYASLLKPRRVCIGRDVRLSSAGLVAAVSEGLNSHGCDVVDIGLCPTEMVYFATSHLKLDGGIMVTASHNPMDYNGMKLVREDSRPISGDSGLQDIADMVMSERFDPETTQKGDFSTVDVTDEYVDHLMSYVNPSKISGLRIVANCGNGCAGPILNKLKSRLPLDLILIFPEPDGSFPNGIPNPILPENRGVTVEKVLKNNADIGIAWDGDADRCFFFDENGGFLEGYYLVGFLAQEFLKVNPGARIVHDPRLIWNTVELVEQNGGVPVMSKAGHAFIKERMRIEDAVYGGEMSAHHYFRDFAYCDSGMIPWLVLVQAVSASGRPLSDLVKSRMDKYPVSGEINRTASNPHSVISQIEGHYKGSEISTDHIDGLSMEFMEWRFNLRPSNTEPVIRLNVETRSDKILLEEKTKEILSLIDRFK